The following are encoded in a window of Geobacter metallireducens GS-15 genomic DNA:
- a CDS encoding tetratricopeptide repeat protein, whose amino-acid sequence MTGIRKRTVLLFFLATTVVVYGNTFLNDWTYDDVPVIVQNPDAHSLKGFVENSRPGRPLRELTYIPEYHLFGEKPAGYRVQQLAWHGMNGFLLVLVFGLLGVELPYALLGALFFLVHPLQSESVANLSHRKELLTLFFSLVSLYGYVKAAALAGGRRVAFMAVAVAGYVVALLANETVITLPLLVILVECYGMPRERRILLRRPLLLAVSGAIAAAYLLYTFRGFIRPEQLLTIYSKNSFMASRSYLPLFMGSMTAFGFYLWKIVLPVGLAPEYTFRLAESFLQPWALLSGTLLVVLVTVMVRAARRLPLLSLGIGWFFVFWLPVSNLVPVAYLAADRYMYLCLPGVGLALAVLLQRLRSAKVEAGFCAVLLVLAVLTAIQNGYWRTEHTLWRHAVAVNPDSTWVQETVALSYLLTDETDKAVAHAREAIRLNRLNTRAYLTLAKAEERRGNLAEAVKNYEFFAAYGGMEYPSEAADVQASLPALRERLALQKTNLQ is encoded by the coding sequence TTGACAGGGATCAGGAAGAGAACGGTCCTGCTGTTCTTCCTTGCGACGACCGTGGTGGTGTACGGGAATACCTTCCTCAACGACTGGACCTATGACGATGTGCCGGTCATTGTGCAAAACCCCGACGCCCATTCCCTTAAAGGCTTTGTTGAGAATAGTCGCCCCGGTCGTCCCCTGCGGGAACTGACCTATATCCCGGAGTATCACCTGTTCGGTGAAAAGCCGGCGGGGTACCGGGTTCAGCAGCTCGCCTGGCACGGGATGAACGGTTTTCTTCTGGTTCTGGTCTTTGGACTGCTCGGGGTCGAACTCCCGTACGCCCTGTTGGGTGCTCTTTTCTTCCTCGTACACCCCCTCCAGTCCGAATCGGTTGCGAATCTTTCGCACCGCAAGGAACTCCTGACGCTCTTCTTCTCCTTGGTTTCGCTCTACGGGTATGTGAAGGCTGCCGCTTTGGCCGGTGGACGGCGGGTGGCGTTTATGGCCGTTGCCGTTGCAGGCTATGTCGTTGCGCTCCTTGCCAACGAGACGGTGATTACCCTTCCCCTGCTCGTCATTCTCGTGGAGTGTTACGGGATGCCACGGGAACGGCGAATTCTCCTCCGTCGCCCCCTGCTTCTTGCCGTGTCCGGAGCCATTGCCGCGGCGTATCTGCTGTACACGTTCCGAGGGTTCATCCGGCCCGAGCAGCTCCTGACCATTTACTCTAAGAACAGTTTCATGGCTTCCCGAAGCTACCTTCCCCTTTTTATGGGGTCGATGACGGCATTCGGGTTCTATCTCTGGAAGATCGTCCTCCCCGTGGGGCTTGCCCCTGAATACACGTTCCGGCTGGCAGAGAGTTTCCTGCAACCGTGGGCGCTTCTTTCCGGTACACTCCTTGTCGTGCTGGTGACCGTGATGGTGCGGGCGGCCCGCCGCCTTCCCCTTCTGTCGCTGGGGATCGGCTGGTTTTTCGTGTTTTGGTTGCCGGTGTCAAACCTCGTGCCGGTTGCCTATTTGGCTGCCGACAGGTATATGTATCTCTGCCTTCCCGGTGTCGGCCTCGCCCTAGCCGTGCTGCTCCAGAGACTGAGAAGCGCGAAGGTTGAGGCAGGCTTTTGTGCCGTTTTGCTCGTCCTCGCCGTTCTCACCGCCATCCAGAACGGATACTGGCGCACCGAGCATACCCTCTGGCGCCATGCTGTCGCGGTGAATCCAGATTCGACCTGGGTTCAGGAGACTGTTGCCCTGAGCTATCTCCTGACGGACGAAACTGACAAGGCCGTTGCCCATGCACGGGAGGCAATACGGCTGAACCGCCTCAATACCCGGGCGTATCTGACGCTGGCAAAGGCGGAGGAACGTCGGGGCAATCTGGCTGAGGCGGTGAAAAACTACGAATTCTTTGCTGCGTACGGCGGCATGGAATACCCTAGCGAGGCCGCGGATGTTCAGGCATCTCTTCCGGCCCTGCGTGAGCGGCTTGCCTTGCAGAAGACGAATCTCCAGTGA
- a CDS encoding glycosyltransferase, with amino-acid sequence MNDNQPVSIIIPVRPGGEVRAVERLRTVNYPAGSIEVLVAEGCSPSRQRNRAAAMAKGKLVYFLDDDSLVDPAFLQRAVERFVDPRVAAVGGPSLTPATDTFFQRAVGLVISSPFGGGGARNRYRRTGAARPSSERELILCNLAFRRELFLAFGGLDERLYPNEENELMDRLLTDGWLLVHDPELAIYRSQRPSFRAFMRQFFGYGTGRGEQTRIAGLRHGIDFAPAFFLAYLLLLPWAPTLLWFIPLICYGALLIAAAVAAAWQGRAPAAIPLLFILFPTLHLSYGAGLLKGVLRPRFAQSQTEPPAVAVRVIKELGMPWAAAGVARADNDGRLTP; translated from the coding sequence ATGAATGATAATCAGCCGGTTTCGATCATAATTCCCGTCCGCCCGGGGGGCGAGGTTCGGGCTGTGGAGCGGCTCCGCACGGTTAACTACCCGGCCGGGAGCATTGAGGTGCTTGTCGCCGAAGGGTGTTCGCCGAGCCGCCAGCGGAACCGGGCAGCTGCCATGGCCAAGGGGAAGCTGGTATATTTCCTCGATGACGACTCGCTGGTTGATCCCGCCTTTTTGCAGCGAGCGGTCGAGCGCTTCGTTGATCCGCGTGTGGCGGCAGTGGGGGGACCGTCCCTTACTCCGGCAACCGACACCTTCTTCCAGCGGGCTGTGGGGCTCGTTATTTCCTCTCCCTTCGGTGGCGGCGGGGCGCGCAACCGCTACCGCCGGACCGGCGCCGCACGTCCCTCAAGCGAGCGGGAGCTGATCCTCTGCAATCTGGCCTTCCGCCGGGAACTCTTCCTTGCCTTTGGAGGGCTCGATGAACGCCTCTACCCGAATGAAGAAAACGAGCTTATGGATCGCCTCCTGACCGATGGATGGCTCCTGGTCCACGACCCGGAGTTGGCGATTTATCGGAGCCAGCGGCCAAGCTTTCGGGCTTTTATGCGCCAGTTTTTCGGCTACGGGACCGGACGGGGAGAGCAGACGCGCATTGCCGGCCTCCGCCACGGGATCGATTTCGCGCCGGCGTTTTTTCTCGCCTATCTTCTGCTGCTCCCCTGGGCACCGACGCTGTTGTGGTTTATCCCCTTGATCTGTTACGGCGCGTTACTTATTGCAGCTGCCGTTGCCGCAGCATGGCAGGGAAGGGCTCCGGCTGCAATCCCTTTGCTGTTTATACTCTTTCCAACCCTCCATCTGTCGTACGGGGCGGGGTTGCTTAAGGGGGTGCTCCGACCCCGTTTCGCACAGTCTCAGACAGAGCCACCGGCGGTGGCGGTGCGGGTGATTAAGGAGTTGGGGATGCCGTGGGCCGCCGCCGGCGTTGCGCGCGCCGACAATGACGGACGGTTGACGCCGTGA
- a CDS encoding cytochrome c3 family protein, which produces MKRRILMTLAALALMGMASSSGAAPSGTVKGIKGSPHDLSFTTPGTNQTDQVCVFCHTPHNAVQAVPLWNRNASTNTASSFKLYTSSQTFDMKPNPSRNGFTADSISLFCMSCHDGSALGGSMIGAEPVGVSNNALIPNGGDTTTAASKIVGSANFGTDLTKSHPVNFVYDSTKDAGIVANATLLAGKKFPLFKADGVANNLECASCHAVHGQTNTTYNYPKFLRSTMAGSALCLGCHIK; this is translated from the coding sequence ATGAAACGAAGGATTCTTATGACACTGGCAGCGCTTGCACTGATGGGGATGGCTTCGTCCTCGGGTGCGGCACCCTCTGGGACGGTAAAGGGGATTAAGGGATCACCGCATGACCTGAGTTTTACCACTCCCGGTACGAACCAGACCGACCAGGTCTGCGTCTTCTGCCATACCCCCCACAATGCGGTCCAGGCGGTCCCCCTGTGGAACCGTAACGCGTCGACAAACACCGCCAGCAGCTTCAAACTCTACACCTCATCCCAGACCTTTGACATGAAGCCGAATCCCTCCCGTAACGGATTCACCGCCGACAGTATCTCCCTCTTCTGCATGAGCTGCCATGACGGCAGCGCACTTGGCGGCAGCATGATCGGCGCCGAGCCGGTGGGGGTTTCCAATAACGCGTTGATTCCGAATGGTGGTGATACCACAACTGCTGCATCAAAAATTGTCGGTAGCGCGAACTTCGGTACTGACCTGACCAAGTCGCATCCGGTCAACTTCGTATACGATTCGACCAAGGACGCCGGCATAGTTGCCAACGCCACGCTACTTGCCGGTAAAAAATTCCCCCTGTTCAAGGCAGACGGCGTTGCCAATAACCTGGAGTGCGCCTCGTGCCATGCGGTCCATGGGCAGACAAACACTACCTATAACTATCCCAAGTTCCTCCGTTCCACCATGGCGGGGAGCGCCCTCTGCCTCGGGTGCCATATCAAGTAG
- a CDS encoding 6-bladed beta-propeller, with protein MKTIRSIGRFAVLAAMAALFAGCAGQQVKSEQRFFWPPLPERPRIEWLNAYSSQNDFPKSATEKFLTTIIGEEEGISLSKPITVRSDGRGKVYVGDPGAPGVYVFDFVNNIMRPFGKAEAEARIEQPVGIAIDENGRIYVSDTKKAAIMVFHQDETPAALINLKGMVEKIGDIAYDRIGKHLLALDVRGHKVLVLSLRGELLSSFGNRGTKPGEFNFPSALTVNNKGEIIVADAMNARIQIFSSDGKFLRMFGQRGDSPGTLQLIKGVAVDSDDNIYVTDGKGHKFEIFSTTGDYLLTVGGAFSALTTGKTAPGGFVIPQGIDIDKDNMIYVVDQLNRRFQVFRYISDSYLKANPIPGYTPSP; from the coding sequence ATGAAAACAATACGAAGCATCGGTAGATTTGCTGTGCTGGCGGCCATGGCGGCGCTCTTTGCCGGGTGTGCCGGGCAGCAGGTGAAGAGTGAGCAGCGCTTTTTCTGGCCGCCTCTGCCCGAGCGGCCCCGCATCGAGTGGCTGAATGCCTACAGCAGTCAGAACGATTTTCCGAAGAGTGCCACTGAGAAGTTCTTGACGACTATTATTGGTGAAGAAGAAGGGATATCACTCTCCAAGCCGATCACCGTCCGTTCCGATGGCCGGGGCAAGGTCTACGTGGGTGACCCGGGGGCGCCGGGAGTCTATGTGTTCGATTTTGTAAACAATATCATGCGACCCTTTGGCAAGGCCGAGGCCGAGGCACGCATTGAGCAGCCGGTCGGAATTGCCATCGACGAAAACGGACGTATTTATGTCTCCGACACGAAGAAGGCTGCCATTATGGTGTTCCATCAGGATGAAACCCCGGCAGCGCTTATCAATTTGAAGGGAATGGTTGAAAAGATAGGGGACATTGCCTATGACCGGATCGGGAAACACCTCCTGGCGTTGGACGTGCGCGGGCATAAGGTGCTGGTGTTGTCCCTGAGAGGAGAGCTTCTTTCAAGCTTTGGCAACCGCGGCACCAAGCCCGGCGAATTCAACTTCCCCAGTGCGCTGACCGTTAACAACAAAGGCGAGATCATTGTGGCGGATGCCATGAATGCCCGCATCCAGATCTTCTCCAGCGATGGCAAATTCCTCAGGATGTTCGGCCAGCGGGGGGATTCGCCCGGGACCCTGCAACTGATCAAGGGGGTTGCGGTTGATTCCGACGACAACATCTACGTAACCGACGGCAAGGGGCATAAGTTCGAGATCTTCAGCACGACGGGCGATTATCTGCTGACGGTTGGGGGGGCCTTCTCGGCGCTTACCACCGGCAAGACCGCGCCCGGCGGATTTGTCATCCCCCAGGGGATCGACATCGACAAGGACAACATGATTTATGTGGTTGATCAACTCAACCGCCGTTTTCAGGTATTTCGCTATATTTCCGATTCCTATCTGAAGGCGAATCCCATCCCCGGCTACACCCCTTCTCCCTGA
- a CDS encoding cytochrome c3 family protein has translation MSRRGITGVVTAVFLGWAAVAFGGVSFIYPAPNAWVENSNHLILKLNSTEVTGVRIGVNGVVSDLLVVGSPEYRRAFQDFLIVQPVWDRGRNEVTVETFIGKSRAETAQASVYFAPGAKASDIPPEFKANSFHQPDLEARCVGCHDMAPSSDKSLSTLAKENPCIGCHRKMLDVKFVHGPAGTYSCGYCHKEKATPKYVVTKREAPLCNECHGDKAAEFAKRKYIHGPIAGGMCEVCHDSHGSANYGQLKAPINELCLSCHESIKKTPHVVRTTTGAGHPVSGAKDPSAPKTGREMSCISCHNPHAGDARYFFVNNSEDRLLLCQMCHNK, from the coding sequence ATGTCCCGGAGAGGGATAACAGGAGTCGTGACAGCGGTGTTTCTCGGGTGGGCAGCCGTGGCGTTCGGGGGGGTCTCCTTTATCTATCCCGCGCCGAATGCCTGGGTCGAGAACTCCAATCATCTGATTCTCAAGCTGAACAGTACCGAGGTCACCGGCGTCCGGATCGGGGTGAACGGAGTTGTCAGCGATCTCCTCGTGGTCGGCTCGCCGGAGTACCGACGGGCCTTCCAGGATTTTCTTATTGTGCAACCGGTGTGGGATCGTGGCCGCAACGAAGTGACAGTGGAAACGTTCATCGGCAAGAGCCGCGCGGAAACGGCCCAGGCATCGGTCTACTTCGCGCCAGGCGCCAAAGCGTCCGATATCCCTCCGGAATTCAAGGCGAATTCGTTTCACCAGCCGGATTTGGAGGCCCGGTGCGTCGGATGTCACGACATGGCCCCCTCATCCGACAAGTCCTTGAGTACCCTGGCCAAGGAAAACCCCTGCATCGGCTGCCACCGGAAAATGCTCGACGTGAAATTCGTCCATGGCCCCGCCGGCACCTACTCCTGCGGTTATTGCCACAAGGAAAAGGCGACGCCCAAGTACGTGGTGACCAAGCGGGAGGCCCCCCTGTGCAACGAGTGCCACGGCGACAAGGCCGCCGAGTTCGCCAAGCGGAAGTATATCCACGGTCCCATTGCCGGCGGGATGTGCGAGGTCTGCCACGATTCCCATGGCAGCGCCAATTATGGGCAGCTCAAGGCTCCCATCAACGAGCTCTGCCTGTCGTGCCACGAATCCATCAAGAAAACTCCCCACGTGGTGCGCACCACCACCGGCGCGGGGCACCCGGTGAGCGGTGCAAAGGATCCGTCGGCCCCCAAGACCGGCCGGGAGATGTCGTGCATCTCATGCCACAACCCCCATGCGGGTGATGCGCGGTATTTCTTCGTCAATAACTCCGAGGACCGGTTGCTGCTCTGCCAGATGTGTCATAATAAGTGA
- a CDS encoding cytochrome c3 family protein, translating to MTASPLFLSVTAAAFWLLLTGGFAAASSLPGVPDGCNTRCHKSKVREAFVHGPVGSDDCISCHNPTGLEHPKQRGAFRLVAEGAKLCSVCHEGKADKKVVHPPVAKGACLDCHDVHQSPYRMQLKADGAALCFGCHDEEKFKATHRHAPVAEGSCLGCHDPHQSDNRALLKGSGAGLCFICHDKKMAEGVSIHGPVAAGGCTDCHAPHGSPFYKILKNAFPEQFYLPYAQENFALCFDCHTKDLAQDKRTDTITGFRNGDRNLHNLHINKPDKGRSCKTCHDPHAALQPRLIKERIPGFGTWEIPIRYTKTDTGGTCVAGCHKPKSYDRLRAVRNP from the coding sequence ATGACAGCATCCCCTCTCTTCCTTTCCGTTACTGCAGCCGCATTCTGGCTGCTGTTGACGGGCGGCTTTGCGGCAGCATCTTCCCTGCCTGGCGTGCCCGACGGCTGCAATACCCGCTGCCATAAGAGCAAGGTGCGGGAGGCTTTTGTGCATGGCCCCGTGGGGTCCGACGACTGTATCTCCTGCCATAACCCCACCGGCCTGGAGCATCCGAAACAGCGCGGAGCGTTCCGACTTGTTGCCGAGGGGGCGAAGCTGTGCTCCGTCTGCCACGAAGGAAAGGCGGACAAGAAGGTGGTTCACCCGCCTGTAGCCAAGGGGGCATGTCTCGATTGCCACGATGTGCACCAGTCCCCCTACCGGATGCAGCTCAAGGCGGACGGGGCAGCGCTCTGCTTCGGCTGCCATGATGAGGAAAAATTCAAGGCAACGCATCGGCATGCGCCGGTGGCTGAGGGCTCATGCCTCGGGTGCCACGATCCTCATCAGTCCGATAATCGTGCGCTCCTCAAGGGGAGTGGCGCCGGGCTCTGTTTTATCTGCCATGACAAAAAAATGGCAGAGGGGGTGTCAATTCATGGTCCGGTAGCCGCAGGGGGGTGTACCGACTGTCACGCCCCTCACGGTTCGCCCTTTTACAAGATTCTGAAAAACGCTTTTCCCGAACAGTTCTATCTCCCCTATGCCCAGGAAAACTTCGCCCTCTGCTTCGACTGTCACACAAAGGATCTTGCCCAGGACAAGCGTACCGATACCATCACCGGATTCCGTAACGGCGACCGTAACCTGCACAATCTTCACATCAACAAGCCCGACAAGGGACGTTCGTGCAAGACCTGTCACGATCCCCATGCGGCATTGCAGCCGCGGCTCATCAAGGAGAGGATTCCCGGTTTCGGCACGTGGGAGATTCCCATCCGTTATACGAAAACCGATACCGGCGGCACCTGTGTTGCAGGGTGTCACAAGCCCAAGTCATACGACCGTCTTCGGGCAGTGAGAAATCCCTAG
- the ccsB gene encoding c-type cytochrome biogenesis protein CcsB, protein MTSSMLFNIATFSYLISMLAFFTFLAVKGKSVGLVGSLAAYFGFIVHSAAILLRWKESYDIGMGHAPLSNLYESVVFFAWTIILIFGIIDLKYKYRVVGAFVVPFALLGMAWAQLGMDSGIQPLVPALQSNWLLYHVITCFLGYAAFAVACGISIMYLIKAGKDESAGSAQSGGIIAMFPSIKILDDLNYKAIIIGFPLLTLGIITGAAWANYAWGTYWSWDPKETWSLIVWFIYAAFLHARFTRGWVGKKAAILSIVGFAATIFCYLGVNLFLSGLHSYGGGG, encoded by the coding sequence ATGACCAGTTCCATGCTGTTCAATATCGCAACTTTTTCCTATCTGATTTCCATGCTCGCCTTCTTCACCTTCCTGGCGGTGAAGGGGAAGTCCGTGGGACTTGTCGGAAGTCTGGCGGCATACTTTGGCTTCATCGTCCACTCCGCCGCGATTCTGCTTCGCTGGAAGGAGTCCTATGACATCGGGATGGGCCATGCCCCCCTCTCGAACCTCTACGAGTCGGTCGTCTTTTTCGCCTGGACCATCATCCTTATCTTCGGAATCATTGATCTCAAGTACAAATACCGGGTCGTGGGCGCCTTCGTGGTTCCCTTTGCTCTTCTCGGTATGGCCTGGGCCCAGTTGGGGATGGACAGCGGCATCCAGCCGCTGGTGCCGGCGCTGCAGAGCAACTGGCTCCTCTACCACGTCATTACCTGCTTCCTGGGGTATGCCGCTTTCGCGGTGGCCTGCGGCATCTCTATCATGTACCTGATCAAGGCGGGCAAGGATGAGTCGGCGGGGAGCGCCCAGTCCGGCGGAATAATCGCCATGTTTCCCTCCATCAAGATTCTCGATGACCTTAACTATAAGGCGATCATCATCGGCTTTCCGCTCCTTACTCTCGGCATCATAACCGGCGCCGCCTGGGCCAACTACGCCTGGGGTACCTACTGGAGCTGGGACCCGAAGGAAACCTGGTCCCTCATCGTCTGGTTCATCTACGCTGCTTTCCTCCATGCCCGCTTCACCCGCGGGTGGGTCGGCAAGAAGGCGGCCATCCTTTCCATTGTCGGATTTGCCGCAACAATTTTCTGCTATCTCGGGGTTAACCTTTTCCTTTCCGGGCTCCACAGCTACGGTGGAGGAGGGTAG
- the resB gene encoding cytochrome c biogenesis protein ResB, with translation MTTSNRGFLETLWDFFCSLKLAISLLILLAATSIIGTIIPQGPPPPEYLQTISEGKHKFYQALGFFDMYHSWWFILLLYLFTVNIVACSIKRLPRVWKAISEPTLVMDDKFEKTLSLTHDFKMNGDAASLRDKMVAFLKGEFAAPVVTERDGEFHLFAQKTPYSRLGVYVVHLSIIVIFIGALIGSFFGYKAYVEIAEGTSTSVVHNRADMKPIDLGFTVRCDKFTVSYYDTGAPKEFKSLLTVIDGGKVVFDKRPVIVNDPLTYKGITFYQASYRPAEGAGLYFFTVRERKGGAPAKISIQQGERKVLSDGSTMQVLEVAQEVSKFIPQFQGPAARIEVTPKGGGAPQVFIVFQNYPEFDAQRGGDLIFSYDGSEEKMFTGLQVAKDPGVWVVWAGCFLMVAGCCMAFFMSHRRIWIRVRKGEVTLGGSANKNQPGFQLAFDALVDKLKQQ, from the coding sequence TTGACAACCAGCAATCGCGGCTTTTTGGAAACCCTCTGGGATTTCTTCTGCTCTCTTAAGCTTGCCATATCCCTTCTTATCCTGTTGGCAGCCACATCGATCATCGGCACGATCATTCCCCAAGGGCCTCCCCCCCCCGAGTATCTTCAGACGATCAGCGAGGGGAAACACAAGTTCTACCAGGCACTCGGCTTTTTCGACATGTACCACTCCTGGTGGTTCATCCTCCTGCTCTATCTCTTTACGGTCAATATTGTTGCCTGTTCCATCAAGCGTCTGCCGCGGGTCTGGAAGGCCATTTCCGAGCCTACCCTGGTCATGGATGACAAATTTGAAAAAACATTGAGCCTGACCCACGACTTCAAGATGAATGGCGATGCAGCATCGCTTCGGGACAAGATGGTAGCCTTCCTCAAGGGTGAATTTGCCGCACCGGTGGTGACCGAGCGGGATGGCGAGTTCCACCTCTTTGCCCAGAAGACTCCCTACAGCCGGCTCGGGGTCTATGTGGTCCACCTGAGCATTATCGTCATCTTTATCGGAGCACTCATCGGCTCATTCTTCGGGTACAAGGCCTACGTCGAAATCGCCGAGGGCACCAGCACGTCGGTCGTTCACAACCGTGCGGACATGAAGCCGATTGATCTCGGCTTCACCGTCCGGTGCGATAAATTCACGGTTTCATACTACGATACCGGAGCTCCGAAGGAGTTCAAGAGTCTCCTGACCGTTATCGACGGCGGCAAGGTGGTGTTCGACAAGCGGCCGGTCATCGTCAACGATCCGCTTACCTACAAGGGGATTACCTTCTACCAGGCGAGCTACAGGCCGGCCGAGGGGGCGGGGCTCTACTTCTTCACGGTACGTGAACGCAAAGGTGGCGCGCCGGCAAAGATTTCGATCCAGCAGGGTGAGCGGAAAGTCCTTTCCGACGGCTCAACCATGCAGGTTCTCGAGGTTGCCCAGGAGGTGAGCAAGTTCATTCCCCAGTTCCAGGGGCCGGCCGCGAGAATCGAAGTGACCCCCAAGGGAGGCGGCGCCCCCCAGGTCTTCATTGTCTTTCAAAATTACCCCGAGTTCGATGCCCAGCGTGGCGGCGACCTGATCTTCAGTTATGACGGCTCCGAAGAAAAAATGTTTACCGGGCTACAGGTGGCCAAAGATCCTGGGGTGTGGGTCGTCTGGGCCGGTTGTTTCCTCATGGTTGCCGGCTGCTGCATGGCATTCTTCATGTCCCACAGGCGTATCTGGATTCGGGTGCGCAAGGGGGAGGTCACCCTTGGCGGCAGCGCAAACAAGAACCAACCGGGCTTCCAGCTTGCTTTTGACGCGCTGGTCGACAAGCTGAAACAACAGTAA
- a CDS encoding cytochrome c7 gives MKRIIASLALSVFCAGLAFAADELTFKAKNGDVKFPHKKHQQVVGNCKKCHEKGPGKIEGFGKDWAHKTCKGCHEEMKKGPTKCGDCHKK, from the coding sequence ATGAAAAGAATCATCGCATCTCTTGCCCTGTCCGTCTTCTGCGCCGGCCTTGCCTTCGCCGCTGACGAGCTTACCTTCAAGGCAAAGAACGGGGACGTCAAGTTCCCGCACAAAAAGCACCAGCAAGTGGTGGGCAACTGCAAGAAGTGCCACGAGAAGGGCCCGGGCAAGATCGAGGGCTTTGGCAAGGATTGGGCTCACAAGACTTGCAAGGGCTGCCACGAAGAAATGAAGAAGGGGCCGACCAAGTGCGGCGATTGCCACAAGAAGTAA
- the purE gene encoding 5-(carboxyamino)imidazole ribonucleotide mutase has translation MGNPQVLIVMGSDSDLSIMEEAAKVLDEFGVAWEMRVASAHRSPKKAAALAAGAAARGVKAIIAGAGMAAHLAGVIAADTVLPVIAVPIPGGALNGVDALYAMVQMPGGIPVATMAIGKAGAKNAGLLAVQIIALGDPALTAELVAHKQAMADEVEAKDNALQERLRRS, from the coding sequence ATGGGTAATCCACAGGTTCTTATTGTCATGGGGAGCGATTCGGACCTCTCTATCATGGAGGAGGCCGCGAAGGTTCTCGACGAGTTCGGTGTGGCGTGGGAGATGCGCGTCGCCTCGGCCCACCGTTCGCCGAAGAAGGCTGCGGCACTGGCTGCAGGCGCTGCGGCAAGGGGGGTCAAGGCGATCATCGCCGGTGCCGGCATGGCTGCCCACCTGGCCGGGGTCATCGCCGCCGATACCGTTCTGCCGGTGATCGCCGTGCCGATCCCCGGCGGAGCCCTTAACGGCGTCGATGCCCTCTACGCCATGGTCCAGATGCCGGGCGGAATTCCCGTGGCCACCATGGCCATCGGCAAGGCTGGGGCCAAAAACGCAGGACTTCTTGCGGTGCAGATCATTGCCCTCGGCGACCCGGCGCTCACCGCGGAGCTTGTTGCCCACAAGCAGGCCATGGCCGACGAGGTGGAGGCGAAGGACAACGCTCTCCAGGAGCGATTGCGCAGATCCTAG
- the purD gene encoding phosphoribosylamine--glycine ligase, with the protein MKVLVVGGGGREHALVWKIAQSPLVGKVYCAPGNPGIGALAENVPLTVDDLPGLLAFAKEKEIGLTVVGPELPLSLGIVDLFEEHGLLVFGARRNAAIIEASKAFSKDLMKKYGVPTAAYDVFTEVDPAVAFIDKVGVPIVIKADGLAAGKGVIIAQSRDEAVATVNDMLSGNAFGSAGSRVVIEEFLVGEEASFLAFTDGKQIIPLASAQDHKAVFDGDQGPNTGGMGAYSPAPVVTQTIHDFAMAEVMRRTVDGMAAEGRPYRGVLYAGLMINGSDVKVLEFNARFGDPECQPLLMRMKSDIVPVLLGVARGDLSGVAIEWHDKAAVCVVMAAEGYPADYRKGDEIRGLDEAAAIDDLYVFHAGTAAGDGKIVTAGGRVLGVTGLGATVKDAIDRAYRGVAKICWEGVHFRKDIGAKALKR; encoded by the coding sequence ATGAAAGTACTCGTTGTCGGCGGCGGCGGGCGGGAGCATGCCCTTGTCTGGAAGATTGCCCAGTCCCCTCTGGTTGGAAAGGTCTACTGTGCCCCGGGTAACCCTGGCATCGGCGCCCTTGCCGAGAATGTCCCCCTGACGGTGGACGACCTCCCCGGCCTCCTGGCCTTTGCCAAGGAAAAGGAAATCGGCCTTACGGTGGTGGGGCCGGAGTTGCCGCTCTCCCTCGGCATTGTCGATCTCTTTGAGGAACATGGCCTTCTGGTCTTCGGCGCCCGGAGGAACGCGGCCATCATCGAGGCGAGCAAGGCGTTCTCCAAGGATCTCATGAAAAAGTACGGCGTCCCCACGGCCGCCTACGACGTCTTCACCGAGGTGGACCCGGCTGTCGCCTTCATCGACAAGGTCGGGGTCCCCATCGTCATCAAGGCAGACGGCCTGGCCGCCGGCAAGGGAGTCATCATCGCCCAGAGCCGAGACGAGGCTGTGGCAACGGTGAACGACATGCTCTCCGGCAACGCCTTCGGCTCGGCCGGTTCCCGGGTGGTGATCGAGGAGTTCCTCGTGGGGGAGGAGGCTTCGTTCCTTGCCTTCACCGACGGAAAACAGATTATTCCTCTGGCCAGCGCCCAGGACCACAAGGCGGTCTTCGACGGCGACCAGGGGCCCAACACCGGAGGGATGGGGGCCTACTCGCCTGCGCCGGTGGTTACCCAAACCATCCACGACTTCGCCATGGCCGAGGTGATGCGCCGGACCGTGGACGGCATGGCCGCCGAGGGGCGCCCCTACCGGGGGGTTCTCTATGCGGGGCTCATGATCAACGGCAGCGACGTGAAGGTTCTGGAATTCAACGCCCGCTTCGGCGACCCCGAGTGCCAACCGCTCCTCATGCGGATGAAGTCGGACATCGTGCCGGTGCTCCTCGGCGTGGCCAGGGGGGACCTGTCTGGGGTTGCCATCGAGTGGCACGACAAGGCGGCCGTCTGCGTTGTCATGGCTGCCGAGGGATATCCCGCCGACTACCGGAAGGGGGACGAGATTCGCGGGCTCGACGAGGCTGCCGCCATCGATGACCTCTACGTTTTCCACGCCGGCACTGCTGCCGGGGACGGGAAGATCGTTACTGCCGGAGGGCGGGTGCTGGGGGTTACCGGCCTCGGCGCCACCGTGAAGGACGCCATCGATCGGGCCTACCGGGGGGTCGCGAAGATCTGCTGGGAAGGGGTCCATTTCAGGAAGGATATCGGGGCAAAGGCGCTGAAGCGGTAG